The Sorangiineae bacterium MSr11954 DNA segment CCCTTCGATCGCCATGCTGCCCAGCGCCGACGCGGCGCTGGTGGCGTTCTCCGAGGTCACCAGCTTCGTGCGTTACTTCGCGACCAACACCCCGCCGGGGACCTTGGAGCGCCTCTTCGCCGCGCTCCGCGAGGGCAAGGAGCCCGATGCGGCGCTGGAGGTCGCGAGCTCCGCCAACTTGAAGCAATGGGATACGCGCTGGCGCGCCTACCTCGCGTCCAAGCCCAAGGAGACGTTGCCTGCGCGACTATCGCTCGGCAAGGAGCGCCCGAACCTGCGCGACATCCGCGAGCGCGTTCGCCTGGCCGAGCTGCTCGTGGGGCGCGATCATCCCGCCGAAGCGCTGACCGAGCTCGATCGCCTTCAGGCGCCCGCCGGAAAGCCACCTGCGGCGAACGGCGGACCTCCGGTGGACGATCCCAGCTACCGCTACCTGCGCGGCCGTGTGCTCCTCGCCTTGGGCGGCGAGGGTCGCACGAAGGAGGCGGAGGTGCTCTTTCAGGAGCCGAAGGAGGTGCTGGCCTCCTATGGACCGTGGTGGGCGGTGCGCGGTGTGCTCGCGCGTGTGCGGGGCGATGGGAGCAGCGCGGAGACATCGTTCGCCGAGGCGGTGGCCACCGATCCCTTCGATCTCGAGGCGGCGTGCGAAGTTCTGGATGCACCGCCTTCCGCCTCTACGCCGGCTTCGACTGGCTTGTCTGCCCCACCCGTCACGTCAAAGGATCCAAACCCGTTATGTCAGACCGCGCGAGCATGGAAAGTTCCAGCACTAGGACAGGACTGAGGCATTTGACCGATTCGGTGCGCCGAAGGTACCATCGTGGCGAAGTGGATTCTTCGCCGCGCGGCGCGGCGTCCGGCCTCGGGGACTCCCCAGCGCGTGCGAAGTTGCCGATGAGTGCACTCTCCTCCGTCATCGCCGAGCTGCTGCGAGTCTGGCCAAAGACCCCAATCAACCGCGTCATGGGAAAGCTCGCAGACCATCGCTGGAATCCGGTCGTCGGCCGAGCCGTCGTGGACTTGTACACACGCGCGTACGGCATCTCCTTCGAGGAGTGCATCAAGCGCGAAGGGTGGTCCTCGTTCGATGAATTTTTCACCCGCACCCTTCGCCCCGGCGTACGACCGATCGATCCGGATCCAAAGGTCGTGGTCAGCCCGGCCGATGGTCGGGTGGACGCGATCGGCCGCGTCGAGCCTGGCCGGCGCTTCCTCGTCAAAGGGCAGGCGTACAGCGTGGACGAGCTCGTGGGCGACTCGGAAGAGGCAGCTCGTTACGAGGGGGGCGGCGGCTGCGTCGTTTATCTTTCACCGCGCGATTACCATCGCGTGCACGCGCCCGCTGGCGGTGTGATCCGGCACGTTCGGTCGATGCCGGGCGAGTATTACCCGGTGAACGAGGTCGGTGTGACCTATGTGCCGAAGCTGTTCGTTCGCAATCGCCGCGTGTCGATTGCGATCGACACGCCCCCCGAAACGGGACTCGGCTGCATCACAGTCGTTATGGTCGCTGCCCTCGTCGTCGGTCGGATTACCGTTGCGGGCATCGACGCACACGATGTTCCGCTCGGGCTCCACAAACCGGGTCTACCGATCGCACGTGGCGACGAAATCGGCATTTTCCACCTGGGCTCGACGGCCGTCCTGTTTCTCGAGCCTTCCGCATTTGCATTTCTCAGGGGCGAAGGACCGGTACTCTACGGTCAGAGCTTGGCGCGTGCTTCGAGGACGGAGTGAGTCCCGCTTATGAAAGAGCCTCGATCGTGCGCAGAGGTGGCGGGCAGAGGCCGCGGACGGCCATAAGGCAGGGGTAACCTGAGAGTGAACGACGAACTTCCCCCCTCGATCAATGCTGCGGCAAGCGGCGGTGCAACTGCATCGGAAGCGCTTGGCGAGAGCATCGATGTAGCGTTGGAGGATGACGCCTTGCCCACCCCCATCGCGCCGCCCGTGCGTCCCGCGAGCTACAGCGCACCCGCGCCCTCGGGGTCGCCCTCGCGCACGCGGCTGCGCGATCTGGAGGAGGACTCGGGCCCCAGCCGTCGTGTGCGTCCACGCATGACATTGCGCATCCCCGACGACGAGGTGGCGCGTCCGCTCAGCGCACCTCCGCCGGAGGCCAGCCCCCAGTCGCGCCCCGAGATTGCACCCATGCGGCTGGAGCCTCCGCCGCCACCCAGCTTGAAGTCGGCCATGGCAGCGCCCGCGCGGCGCTCCGATCCCGAGTCGCGCCCCGCGCCCAAAACGTCGCCCAGCACGCGGGATGTGGCGACGAGCGCGGCAAATGCGAGTGGAGCTGCAGGCGCTGCAATGACGAGCAGCGCGAGCAGCGCGCCGGTGGTGCCACGTCGCAGCGAGATCCCGCCGCGAAGCTCGGAGACGGCGGCGACGCAACGGGTGGAAATTGCGCCCCAGCGGATCATTACGATCAACGCTCCCGCGGGGCTCGCGGCGTCGGCCGTGGCGGCAGCATCTGCGCCTGCGCCAGCATCTGCTGCGCCTTCACCGGCATCGGGACCTCCACCTGCATCCGGAATGGCCCGCTCCGATGCGCTGGCGGATCTGCCGGTGGTGCGCCTGGGCGATACGCCGCCCAAGACACCGGTCGCGCGCCCCGCGAGTTACCGCGAGGTTCCGGTCGCGGCGCCGGTGAGCGTCCACGAGATCGCGGCGGCGCCCGTGAGCCCCCGGGATCTCGCGAGCGGCGGCGGACCTCCGTCTCCGCCGCCCGATACCGAACCGTTGCCGTCGCCCAACGATCTCACGTTGGTGACCTTGGTCGAGGAGGCTCCCGAGATCGAGGTGGAGCCCATCGCGGAAATCGACGCAGCCCCGACCCCGCGCGATGCCTCGGCAGGGCCGCCGCTTCCGGTGCCGCCAGTTCCTGCACCGCCTCTACCGGCGCCCAACTCGCCGAGGGTCAACATTCCGCCGCGCATCGGCACCATCAAGCCGGTCATCGCGGACTCGTACGACTCGCGCTCCCAAATGTTGACCATCCCCGACAGCGATGGGGGCCTCGATATCCCCGTCGTCGAGGACGAAGACTTCGCGCGCCCCTCGGCCCCCGAGCTGGAGCCCGACGATCTGGTGAGCATCGAGTCGGAGCCCAATGTCGAAGCGCGGCCGCGCATCCCACCGGCGCCGCCGACCCCACCGGCCGCCGCGCCGCCTGCGCCCCCACCGGCGCCGCCTGCACCGCCGCCGCCCATCTCCATTTCCACGCCGGTTCCCTCCAGCGCGTCTCCTGTAGCCCTCTCGCCCCCCTCGCCGAGCGCTCCCCCGGTGCGCGAGCACGCCGCGGTTCCCATCGGCGTTCCGTTGGGCTCCGTCGTCGCCAAGTCCCTCCCGCCGCCGAGCGGCGGAGGCGGGGGCGCAGCCTCGGCCGGCGCCCCTTCGCCCGCGGGCATGGGCGCGCGCATCTCCCCGCAGCCCGTGGTGCCCATGGTCCCCGGGCACGGCATGTCGTCGACCCCCGATCTCGGCACCTTGCAGCAGGGCGACGAGCACCCCATCGCCGACGTGATCGGCCCCGCGCCCAGCGAGCTCGCGCCGCCCCCGTTGAGCGACGCCACCGTTCCCCAGCGCAAGCGCACGCGCCCCTGGTGGGAGGAGCTCTTCAACGACGATTTCATCCGCACCATGGCCAAGGTGACGGACGCGCAAATCGCCGCCGAGGCCGACTTCATCGAGGACAGCCTGGCGGTCGCCAAAGGCGCCATGGTGCTCGACCTCGCCTGTGGCACCGGACGGCACGCCATCGAGCTCACGCGGCGCGGATATCAAGTGGTGGGCTACGACTTGAGCCTCTCGATGCTCGCCCGCGCGGCCGACGAGGCGCAGGACCGCAACCAGAAGCTCAACTTCGTGCAGGGCGACATGCGCGAGATGACCTTCGAAGAGACCTTCGACGGCATCTACTCGTGGAACACCAGCTTTGGCTTCTTCGACGAGGACCGCAACGCGCAAGTCATCTCCCGCGTGCACCGCGCGCTGCGCAAAGGCGGACAGTTCCTCCTCGACGTCGTCAACCGCGACTACATCAGCCGGCAGGCGCCATCGCTCGCGTGGTTCGAGGGCGAGGGCTGCGTGTGCATGGACGAGATGACCATCGACTGGATCACCAGCCGCATGCGCATCAAACGCACCATGATGATGGACGACGGCCGCTCGAAGGAAATCGAGTACTCGATCCGCATCTACTCGCTCCACGAGCTGGGAAAGATGCTCCACGACCACGGCTTCCGCGTGGCCGAGGTGAGCGGACGGATCGCGACACCGGGCGTCTTCTTCGGCACCGACTCCCCCCGCACCTTGATCCTGGCCGAAAAGCGCGCATAACTGCGCTTATCGGGGTTCGGTGTGAGGCAAGGGATGCGGGCGTTCTTCGTCGATGGCGAAATCACGGGCGAGACGGACGATATCGACCATGTCCGAAGGCTCCACGCGGCCGGCCAGATGCTCTGGATCGACCTCGGCGAGAAGAGCGACGAGCTGGACGCGATGCTCACCAACGACTTCGGGCTCCACCCGCTGGTCATCGAAGACATCTGGTGCGACCGCGCGCTGCCGAAGATCGAAGACTTCGACGACTACCTCTACGTCTTGATGCACGGCGTGAAGCACGGCGCCGACGTGCAGGAGCTCGCGCTGGTGGAGGTCGACATCGTGGTCGGCCGATCGTGGGTCATCACGCACCACCACGGCGCCGGCTGCGTGGGGGCCGCGCGCCAAAACCTGAGTCGCTCGCCGAAGAGCTTGAAGAAGGGGCCCGCGTGGGTGCTTCACGCGGTGCTCGATCACCTGGTGGACGACTATCTTCCCATCCTCGACGCCTTCGACGACGAGCTCGACAAGCTCGACGAAGCGGTCATCCACAAGGCCGGAACGCGCGGGGGCCATCGGGTCCTCAAGCGCCTCTTTACCTTGAAGCGCACCCTCCAGAGCCTCCGGCGCATCAGCGTCCAGCAGCGCGAGATCCTGCTCCGCCTCTCACGCGGCGAGTTCGACGAGGTGCCCGAGAAGGCGATGCCCTTCTTCCGCGACGTCTACGATCACTTCGCGCACGTCACCGATCTGACCGACAGCTACCGCGAGCTGGCGGGCAACGCCATCGAGTCGTATTTGAGCTTGCAGTCGAACCACATGAACGAGGTCATGAAGACCTTGACCATGATGTCGACCGTCATGCTCCCGCTCACCTTCATCGCCGGCGTCTACGGCATGAACTTCGAGCACATGCCCGAGCTCAAATGGCTGCACGGCTACCCATTTTCGCTCAGCCTCATGGCGGTCATCGCGCTCGCCATCATTCTGTGGTTCCGGCATAAGCGCTGGCTTTGACGCGGGCGCATGCGAAGACGTGCGCCGCGCGGGCGCGGGCTTCGTCCGGGCGTGGGGGCTCCCCGTCGTGCTACAACCCGTGCCATGGCCATCCGCAAAATTGCGACCATTGGACACCCGGTGCTCCGCGAGGTCGCGCGCAAGCTGACGCGCGAAGAGCTCGCCTCTCCCAAGGTGCAGTCGCTCATCGACGATCTCATCGAGACCATGCGCGACGCAAACGGGGCCGGCATCGCGGCCAACCAAATCTTCGAGCCCGTGCAGCTCTGCGTCATCCACGTCCAGAACAACCCGCGCTACCCGTACAAGCCCAACTACCCGCTGACGATCCTCGCCAACCCCGAGGTCACCCCGCTCACCGACGAGACCTTCGACAACTACGAGGGGTGCCTCTCGGTGCCCAACCTCCGCGGGCAGGTGGCGCGCTTCACCCACGTGCGCGTGCGCGCCTGGAACCGCGCCGGCGACGATCTCGAGTTCGAGGTGAAGGGGCTCACCAGCGGCACCTTCCAGCACGAGGTCGATCACCTGCAGGGCAAGCTGTTCGTCGACCGCGTCACCGACACGCGCACCTTGGCGACCTGGAGCGATTTCGAGCGCTTCCACCTCGCAGGCTTTGCGGAGCGCGCGCGCGCCCTGGTGGCCCGCTTCGGGAGCTGAGTCGCGCGCCCACGAAGCGCTACGGAATGAGTCGCGCGCCGCGAAGCGATGCTCAGCAAGGTTCCGTCCGCGAGCGGCTCGAGGCGCAGGGATTGGACTCGGTCGTCGACCCCGTTGCCCTCCGCCGGAACACCGCGCGCCCAAGCATCGTCCACGGTGGCAAACCAGCCTCGCGGGGTGCGAAGCGCCAAACCGAACGCCTTCCAGCGCCTGCCCTGGCCCTCGATGTGCCTGCCGTGGCCCTCGAGGTAAACGCGCATGCCGAACAAACGCGCCTCGAGGATCGAGCCCCGCGGCCCAACGACGCGTTGGCGTTCGGGCGGCTCGTCCGACCAACCCGGCTTGGGCTCGCAGTGGGTCCTTCCTTTTGCGAAAGCGCGGCAAACGTCCTCCGGAAAACGCGCATAGGGACCCTTGAGGCGTTCTCCGCGCACGACCACCACGGGGGTTTCGGGTGGGGGCACTTCGGATGAAGGCGTCTCGCGCGAAGGCGCGGCGCCGTCCGCGGCGACGGTCTGCGCGGGCGCCTTCTTCGACTCCGTCGCGACGACGACCGGCGCGGGTCGGGCTTTGCACCCCGCGCCTGCAGCGAGCAAGGACACGGGTGCGCTGGCGAGCAGCCCCACGGCGGACGCGATGGAGGCCTGTGACGAACGAAGCTTGGCGAAGGAAGTCACCCTCACATGGAACGCGCCCCCGCGTTACGGTACAACGTCCGTTTCGACGGGGGCGCACTGGAGTTGCGCGGGCTGATGCCGATCGAGCGGGCGGGGGATGTCGGACGGCTTGGTGACGACGTCCCACACCTTGCCGCGAAACGTGATCTTGTAGTGCCCAGCCTTGGTGAAGTCGTAGGCGAGCCCCAGGTTTACGTCGGCCTCGAGCGGCTTGCTCGGGGTGAGCGCCAGGTAGCTCTCCGCGCCCGGGTTCCCGCGCTTCATCATCGGGCCGCGGTAGGGAACCTCGACACCATCGCGGGTGACGAGAAAGTCGTCGCCACGAAGCCCCTCGAGCGGCGTACGCCAATTGAGCACGTACACGGCTTGTGGGGACCGCAGGGACAAGCGAAAGTGAACGGTCGCCGGCTGCCCGAGCTTGATCCGCGGATCGACGCGGATTTGACACTCGAAGGCCGGATCGGTCGACGAAGCCGCCGGATTCGACGGCGTCGACGGCGCCACGGGACCCGTTGGATCCGCGGGACCGGACGGAGCGCCCGGCGCCGCAGGACCCGACGGACCTGCAGACGCCGATGCGGCCGACACCGGAGCTTCCGCCGGCGCAGCTTCGGAAGGGCCTTTGGCGCACGCGATGGTACCCATCACGCTGACCATACCGAAGCACGCGACGAGCCTCAAAGAGACCCACGACGAAGCACCGGAGCTCAACCGCGACCGTTCTCTTTCGTTTTTCATCGATCGGTTCACTAAATCAGGGCACACGAGTACGCAACACCCGAGGCTGCGTACACCGTGCAACCCTCGGAGGGGAGGTGACACTCCGTCCTAAATGAGCCCGACAGTCGGGCTTACGTTTGGGATCGAAGACCCCAAACCGCGCACTTAGTTTTGTGGCGGGTTGTTCTCGGCGAAGTACTCGTGGCTATCCGCATTATCGAGCGCGTTGGTGGGGTTCGACTTTGCGAGGCTCTTGCATGCGCTCTGACCGTACGCATGGTCGTCCGTTCCGGCCACCACGGTGAAGTGGCTCATCTCGTGAACGAGGGTGCCCGCTTTGGAGTCGGTGCCGGTTTGCGGTGCGCTCCAGAACGCGCCGCAGAGGTAAATCTTGTAGGGCGAGCCCGGATATACGTACGCATAGACCCCGCTGTCGTTGCAGCTGCAATCCAAGGTGACGTTCTTGGTATCGAACGCATCCTTGATCTTCGCGAAATGCGATTTCGCCGTGCCCCAGCGGGCGGACGTGTAAGCGCCAAACCAAGTCGTGTAACGCGGTGTGGAGCCGGGGGTGCCGTTCAAATAACTCACGGCACCGTTCGCGTAGGTGGTGGCGCCGTTGAAGCCCGTTTGCAGCGCGGTCTTCTCGCTGGCGGTGCAGCCTCCCGTGTACGTGATCGTCCCCGCGAGCTCCGCCGGTCCGCTCTCCTGCGCGTCGGTGCTGGCCGAGGGGCGGCCTTCGACCCAGAGGCCCACGTCGTTCGACACGAGCTCCTGGCGGAAGTTGCCCGCATAGGCCGTATCCGCGCGGAAATGGACCGTGTAATGGCCCGTTACCGACAGATCGTACGTTTCCGCGAGATCGACGGTGCGCGTGAGGCTCTCGCCGGCGCGCAGCACCACGTAATCGCTCGCGCGCGGCGCGATGCGCTTGTACACGCGGCCCGTGTACGCCACCTCGGCGCCGTCGCGCGCGACGACGAAGAGGGATTCGTTGATCCCATCCACCGGCGTCTTCCACTTGAGGAGACGGACGGCGTGGTTGGCCGTGTTGGTCATGGTCACGGTGACCGCGAGGCCTCTCTGCGCAGCGAGCGCGGATTGATCCGTGCTCAAACTCACCGCGACCCGGCCCAAATCGGTATCGAGGTTATCGGTCGTCGTACCGAGGGTCTCCCCTTGGCCGTCACCGGGGGTGACGTCTCCGGATTCCGATGCGCAGGCGGCAAGGACCGGCAGTACGGCGACACATCCGATCCACAACTTGAATTGACGTCGAAACGTATTCATCGTGCTTGCTCCTCTCACGCTTTCGCGTGGACGGTGAAACAGCGCCAACGGTATGAACACTTTCTAGAGAGCAACGCCTTCACGCGAGTGGGCTTGCGTCGTGACGGACGTCATCAAAGCAGCGGTCACGCGGCGCGGACCGAAATAAGCGGGTTGGTCGAATGCTCGTACGAGGGCGCGGAGTGTCGCACGCTGTTTATGGTCCAGCAAGTTTAGAATCGATGAATCGTTGCTGATGCATGTTTGCGTCCTCGGTATTTCTCCCGCGATGACTGGAAAAGACTGAAAAGACCGCGGATGTCGTCGCGCTGCATATGTATGTACACGTGAGCGGCACCTGGTTGGACGGGATGGACTAGGATGACCCGTCCATGACTCCCACGACGCATCGTTCTCTATCGGCCGATTGGCCGCGTCCCGCGGGGCCGGGATCGCAGGGTCTGCTCCGGTCGGTGCCATCTGCGATTGGAATTTTTCGCGATCCGATTGGCTTCGTGTCGCGGCGCTTCGATGCCTACGGCGATATCTACTATGTGCCCAACGGCGATGGTGGCTTGTACGTGCTGCGCCACCCCGATCACGTCGGCGACGTCCTCGTTACGCATGCCTCGAAATTCGACAAATCGCATACGTCGTCGTCGCAGCTCGCCGAGTTTCTCGGCAACGCATTGTTGACCAACGAGGGCGAGGCATGG contains these protein-coding regions:
- a CDS encoding protease; the protein is MMGTIACAKGPSEAAPAEAPVSAASASAGPSGPAAPGAPSGPADPTGPVAPSTPSNPAASSTDPAFECQIRVDPRIKLGQPATVHFRLSLRSPQAVYVLNWRTPLEGLRGDDFLVTRDGVEVPYRGPMMKRGNPGAESYLALTPSKPLEADVNLGLAYDFTKAGHYKITFRGKVWDVVTKPSDIPRPLDRHQPAQLQCAPVETDVVP
- the def gene encoding peptide deformylase, translating into MAIRKIATIGHPVLREVARKLTREELASPKVQSLIDDLIETMRDANGAGIAANQIFEPVQLCVIHVQNNPRYPYKPNYPLTILANPEVTPLTDETFDNYEGCLSVPNLRGQVARFTHVRVRAWNRAGDDLEFEVKGLTSGTFQHEVDHLQGKLFVDRVTDTRTLATWSDFERFHLAGFAERARALVARFGS
- the corA gene encoding magnesium/cobalt transporter CorA, encoding MRAFFVDGEITGETDDIDHVRRLHAAGQMLWIDLGEKSDELDAMLTNDFGLHPLVIEDIWCDRALPKIEDFDDYLYVLMHGVKHGADVQELALVEVDIVVGRSWVITHHHGAGCVGAARQNLSRSPKSLKKGPAWVLHAVLDHLVDDYLPILDAFDDELDKLDEAVIHKAGTRGGHRVLKRLFTLKRTLQSLRRISVQQREILLRLSRGEFDEVPEKAMPFFRDVYDHFAHVTDLTDSYRELAGNAIESYLSLQSNHMNEVMKTLTMMSTVMLPLTFIAGVYGMNFEHMPELKWLHGYPFSLSLMAVIALAIILWFRHKRWL
- the asd gene encoding archaetidylserine decarboxylase (Phosphatidylserine decarboxylase is synthesized as a single chain precursor. Generation of the pyruvoyl active site from a Ser is coupled to cleavage of a Gly-Ser bond between the larger (beta) and smaller (alpha chains). It is an integral membrane protein.), producing MSALSSVIAELLRVWPKTPINRVMGKLADHRWNPVVGRAVVDLYTRAYGISFEECIKREGWSSFDEFFTRTLRPGVRPIDPDPKVVVSPADGRVDAIGRVEPGRRFLVKGQAYSVDELVGDSEEAARYEGGGGCVVYLSPRDYHRVHAPAGGVIRHVRSMPGEYYPVNEVGVTYVPKLFVRNRRVSIAIDTPPETGLGCITVVMVAALVVGRITVAGIDAHDVPLGLHKPGLPIARGDEIGIFHLGSTAVLFLEPSAFAFLRGEGPVLYGQSLARASRTE
- a CDS encoding methyltransferase domain-containing protein; the encoded protein is MPTPIAPPVRPASYSAPAPSGSPSRTRLRDLEEDSGPSRRVRPRMTLRIPDDEVARPLSAPPPEASPQSRPEIAPMRLEPPPPPSLKSAMAAPARRSDPESRPAPKTSPSTRDVATSAANASGAAGAAMTSSASSAPVVPRRSEIPPRSSETAATQRVEIAPQRIITINAPAGLAASAVAAASAPAPASAAPSPASGPPPASGMARSDALADLPVVRLGDTPPKTPVARPASYREVPVAAPVSVHEIAAAPVSPRDLASGGGPPSPPPDTEPLPSPNDLTLVTLVEEAPEIEVEPIAEIDAAPTPRDASAGPPLPVPPVPAPPLPAPNSPRVNIPPRIGTIKPVIADSYDSRSQMLTIPDSDGGLDIPVVEDEDFARPSAPELEPDDLVSIESEPNVEARPRIPPAPPTPPAAAPPAPPPAPPAPPPPISISTPVPSSASPVALSPPSPSAPPVREHAAVPIGVPLGSVVAKSLPPPSGGGGGAASAGAPSPAGMGARISPQPVVPMVPGHGMSSTPDLGTLQQGDEHPIADVIGPAPSELAPPPLSDATVPQRKRTRPWWEELFNDDFIRTMAKVTDAQIAAEADFIEDSLAVAKGAMVLDLACGTGRHAIELTRRGYQVVGYDLSLSMLARAADEAQDRNQKLNFVQGDMREMTFEETFDGIYSWNTSFGFFDEDRNAQVISRVHRALRKGGQFLLDVVNRDYISRQAPSLAWFEGEGCVCMDEMTIDWITSRMRIKRTMMMDDGRSKEIEYSIRIYSLHELGKMLHDHGFRVAEVSGRIATPGVFFGTDSPRTLILAEKRA
- a CDS encoding M35 family metallo-endopeptidase, whose protein sequence is MNTFRRQFKLWIGCVAVLPVLAACASESGDVTPGDGQGETLGTTTDNLDTDLGRVAVSLSTDQSALAAQRGLAVTVTMTNTANHAVRLLKWKTPVDGINESLFVVARDGAEVAYTGRVYKRIAPRASDYVVLRAGESLTRTVDLAETYDLSVTGHYTVHFRADTAYAGNFRQELVSNDVGLWVEGRPSASTDAQESGPAELAGTITYTGGCTASEKTALQTGFNGATTYANGAVSYLNGTPGSTPRYTTWFGAYTSARWGTAKSHFAKIKDAFDTKNVTLDCSCNDSGVYAYVYPGSPYKIYLCGAFWSAPQTGTDSKAGTLVHEMSHFTVVAGTDDHAYGQSACKSLAKSNPTNALDNADSHEYFAENNPPQN